Genomic window ([Empedobacter] haloabium):
AATAACCGCGCATAGCGCGCCAACAGCGGCCGGATCTGCGGCAGCACCAGGAGGATCGGCGGCGTCGCGGCCTGCTTCATCTGCTCGCGCGCCACCGGCATGTTGACCTGCAGCTGCGCCAGCAGGTGCGGGTCGATCGGGTAATTGTCCAGCACCACCTTGCCGCTCTGGCGCGCCTGATTGAGTGAACCGAGCAGCATATTCTCCAGCTCGCCGCCCAGGTTAAACGCCAGCATTTCCTTCCGCTGCCCGAACAGGCTGCCCACGATCTGGCGCCGCAGCGCGCAGCGCACTTCCGCCGCCAGCAGGATCGGGTCCTTGGTCGTTTCGGCACTGTCCAGCAAGGTGGTGGCGATCGGCACGATGTCCTTCAAAGAGACGTTCTCGGCCAGCAGCACCCGGAACACGCGCAAGAGCTGCGTGTGCGTCATCGCCTTGTCCAGCGCGGCGCCCAGCTTCGGGGCCAGCGCCGTCAAGCGCTCCATCAGCGCCGCCACGTCGTCGTGGCGGAACAGCTCCGGCAGGTATTCGCGGATCAATTTGGAGACGTGCGTGGCGATCGCGCTGGGCGCCTCCACCACCTGGTAGCCCATGCCCAGCGCCTGCGCCTTGTCGGCCGGGTCGATCCAGACCACCGGCATGCCGTAGGCAGGCTCCACGCCGGGGATGCCGTCCACCTGCCCGTACATATTCGGCGACGGGATCGCCATCAGACGGTCGGGGAATACCTCGGCCTGCGCCACCGTGGCGCCACCCAGCACGACAGAGTATTGCGACGGCTTCAGGCCCAGGTCGTCGCGCACGCCGATCGGCGGCAGCACCATGCCCATCCCTTCGGACAGGCTCTGGCGCACGCCGCGAATGCGCTTGGTCAGCACCTCGCCTTGCGCCTTGTCGATCAGGCCGACCAGCTTGTAACCCAGCAGCACCTGCAGCGGGTGCACGATGGGCAGGCTTTGCCACTCCAGCTCCGGCGTCTTCTCTTCCGACAGCGCGGCCTGGATCGCCTCGATCTGTTTCGTGTCCGGCGGCGTGACCGCGCGCTGGGTCATGCGGTAGCCGGCATAGGCCAGCGCGCCGCCAAACGACAGGAACGGCAGCCACGGCATGCCCGGCACGATGCCCAGCACGACCATCAGGCCGGCGGCCGAGTACAGGATGTTCGGGCTGGCCAGCAGCTGCTTGCCCACCTCGCTTTCGAAGTCGCCCGCATCGGAAATACGGGTGACGATGATGGCGGCAGCGGCCGACAGCAGCAGCGCCGGGATCTGCGCGACCAGGCCGTCGCCGATGGTCAGCAGCGCGTACTGGCGGAACGCATCACCGAAGCTCATGTCCTGCATCAGCGAACCGATGGCGACACCGCCCACCAGGTTGATGATCAGGATCAGGATCGAGGCGATGGCGTCGCCGCGCACGAACTTCGAGGCACCATCCATGGCGCCGTAGAAGTCCGCTTCCATCGCCACTTCACGCCGGCGCTGCTGCGCCTTTTCCTGGTTGATCAGGCCTGCGTTCAAGTCGGCATCGATGGCCATCTGCTTGCCGGGCAAGGCGTCCAGCGTGAACCGGGCCGACACTTCCGAGATCCGTTCCGCGCCCTTCGTGACCACGGCGAAGTTGATGATCATCAGGATGACGAACACCACCAGGCCGACGACGAAATTACCGCCGATGACGACGTTACCGAACGCCTCCACCACCCGACCCGCCGCATGCGTGCCCTCGTGGCCATGCAGCAGCACCACCCGGGTCGAGGCCACGTTCAAGGTCAGCCGCAGCATCGTGGTGGCCAGGATCACCGTGGGGAACACGGAGAAGTCCAGCGGCCGCTTGGCCTGCACCGAGACCAGGATGACGATCAGGGCCAGCACGATGTTGAACGTGAACAGCACGTCCAGCAGGATCGGTGGCAGCGGCAGGATGATCATGCCCAGGATGGACATGACGAACAGCGGCGTGGCGAACTTATGGCGGCGTAATTCGGCGACGATGCGGTTCAACAAATTCATGACGGCGAAACCTCACTCATGGATGGTGGTACGACAATCTGGTCGGGGAATGCCGGCATGCCTTGCCGGCTCCCCGTCTTGAAGGCTTTCAGCTGCAGCACGTAGTGCAGCACCTGCGACACGGCCTGGTACAGCTGCACGGGAATCTGCTGGTTGACCTGGGCCGTGTTGTAGATCGCGCGCGCCAGCGGCGGCAAGGTCAGCACCTCGATCTGGTGCTCCTGCGCGATCGACTTGATGTACAGCGCCAGCTCGTCGACGCCCTTGGCCACGACGAACGGCGCCTCGGCGCGCTTCTCGTCGTACTTCAGCGCGACGGCATAGTGCTCGGGGTTGACGACGACCACGTCGGCCGTCGGCACGGTCTTGCGCGCGCTGCGCTGCGCCATCGCGCGCTGCAGCTGGCGGATGCGGCCCTTGACCTCGGGCCGGCCCTCGCTGCTCTTGTGCTCTTCCTTGACCTCCTGCTTGCTCATGCGCTGGCCCTTGGCGAAGAAGAACGCCTGCGCCGGCACGTCGAGGATGGCGAACAGGATGAAGATCGACACCAGCGCCATCAGGCCATCCGCCATCAGGTCGGCGCCCTTGATCATCGCTTCCGTCAGGGGCATCGACTGCAGCCGGGTGTAGTCGTGCAGGGTCGAACGGGCCAGGTGCACCAGCACCGCGATCAGGATGCCGGCCTTGCCGACCGACAGGGCCAGTTCGCCGCCATGCTTGGCCGAGAACAGGCGGCCCAGATTCGACATCGGGTTCATGCGCGAGAACTTCGGCTGCAGGTTCTTCGCGCTCAGCACGAACCCGCCCGGCAGCACGGACGACAGCACGATACAGAACGGCACGATGAACAGCGGCGCCACCATCTGCACCAGCAGCAGGCCGGCTTCGTAGAACACGTCGGACAGTGCGTTGCCGATGGTGTCGGTGCCGTCCAGCGCGATGAAGCTCTGGCCGAAGATGGCGCGGAACTGGTCCAGGTAGGACGGCAGCAGGTAGATGAACAGCTTCAGGCTGACGAGGATGCCGACGGCCGTGGCCAGGTCCTTCGAACGGACCACCTGCCCTTCCTCGCGCGCCTTCCTCAGCTTCTGCTGTGACGCCTTCTCGGTCTTGTCGCTGCTGTCAGCCATGATGCGGCACCTCCAGGGTAAGCGCGACGCGCGGCCGGGGAGCCGCGTGCATCTGCTGCCGGATCATCTCCAGCACCTGGCCCGACATGCGCGTGTAGTGGTCGGGAATGAAGCGTACCACCTGGCCCAGCATCAGGAGGCCATACACGGTAATGACGGAAAAGCCCAGCGAGAACAGGTTCAGCGACGGCGCCACGCGATTGAGGAAACCGAAGCCGATCTGCACCACGACGGTGGCGAACACGATCGGAATGGCCAGCAGCAGCGCGGCCGAGAAGATCCACGCCACGTTCCAGGCCACGGTCTGCAGCAGCAATGGCGCGAAGCCCCCACCCAGGGGCCAGGCCTTGAAGCTGGCGCCGATCACGTTGGTGATCACCAGGTGGCCGTCGATGGCGAAGAACACAATGATGGCCAGCATCGACAACAGGCCCGAGACCACGTCCGACGAGGTGCCGTTGAGCGGGTCGTTCATGACGGCCATCGAAAAGCCCATCTGCGACGAGACGATGTAGCCGAGCAGGCTGATGACGGACATGGCGAAGTGGAACGCCAGTCCCAGCACGAAGCCGATGACGGCCTGCTCCGCGGTGGCGACGGCGGCGGCCAGCGAGAACGGATCGATGACGACCATTTCCTTGCCGGTGATCGGCATCATCAGCACGGCGATGACGAGCGAGACCAGCAGCCGGATCGGCACCGGCACCATGGCTTCGCCCAGCACGGGCGCGGCCGACAGCAGCGCCATCGCGCGGACAAACGGCCACCACAACGCGTTCAGCAGGGGGAAGAGATTGGCGAGGACCTGTTCCACGAGTCGTTCGGCTAGCCCACCAGCGTGGCGGCGCGCGTGAAGATGGAAACGCAGTAGTCCATCAGGTAGCCCGCCATCCAGCGGCCCGTCAGGATGATGGCGAACAGTGTTACCAGGAGGCGCGGCAGGAACGACAGGGTCTGCTCGTTGATCTGCGTGGCCGCCTGGAACAGCGCCACCACCAGACCCATCACCAGCCCCGGGACCACGAGCACCATCACCAGCACCATCACGATGTGCAGGGCTTCGACGACCAGGTCGACCGCGACGTCGGGTGTCAGCATGCGCGCTCCCTCCTAATACGCCTGGATGCTGGTGACCAGCGTGTTGACCGTCAGGGTCCAGCCGTCCACCAGCACGAACAGCAGCAGCTTGAACGGCAGCGAAATCACCAGCGGCGACAGCATCATCATGCCCATCGCCATCAGGACCGACGATACCACGAGGTCGATGATCAGGAAGGGAATGAACAGCATGCAGCCGATCTGGAACGCGGTCTTCAGTTCGGACAGCACGAAGGCGGCCAGCTTGACGGCGAAGCCATGGTTCATCGGCACCGTCACGTTGCCCTCGCCCGCCAGGGTGGCGATCTGCTTCAGCGCCGCCTTGCTGGTCTGGGCCAGCATGAAGCGCGACACGGGCTGCTCGGCGATGCGCAGGGCCTCGTTCAGGCCGATCCTGTCCTGGTCGTACGGCACGAACGCGTCGCGCCAGACCTGGTCGCCGATCGGCTTCATGACCAGCAAGGTGAGGATCAGGGCGATGCCGGTGATGATGCGGTTGGGCAGGCCCTGCTGCAGGCCCAGCGCGGAGCGCAGCAGGGACAGCACGATGACGAAGCGGGTAAAGCTCGTCATCATCATGACCATCACGGGCAGCAGGCCCAGGAGGGTCATGACGATCAGGATCTGCATCTTGACCGACAGGTCGGTGGCGGCACCCGGCACCACGCCGGCCAGCAGGTCCGGCGTGTTGGCGGGCGCCTGCGCCGCCGCTTGCGCCCAGCTCTCCAGGGGCAGGCCGGCCAGCA
Coding sequences:
- the fliR gene encoding flagellar biosynthetic protein FliR, which translates into the protein MEQVLANLFPLLNALWWPFVRAMALLSAAPVLGEAMVPVPIRLLVSLVIAVLMMPITGKEMVVIDPFSLAAAVATAEQAVIGFVLGLAFHFAMSVISLLGYIVSSQMGFSMAVMNDPLNGTSSDVVSGLLSMLAIIVFFAIDGHLVITNVIGASFKAWPLGGGFAPLLLQTVAWNVAWIFSAALLLAIPIVFATVVVQIGFGFLNRVAPSLNLFSLGFSVITVYGLLMLGQVVRFIPDHYTRMSGQVLEMIRQQMHAAPRPRVALTLEVPHHG
- a CDS encoding flagellar type III secretion system protein FlhB, whose translation is MADSSDKTEKASQQKLRKAREEGQVVRSKDLATAVGILVSLKLFIYLLPSYLDQFRAIFGQSFIALDGTDTIGNALSDVFYEAGLLLVQMVAPLFIVPFCIVLSSVLPGGFVLSAKNLQPKFSRMNPMSNLGRLFSAKHGGELALSVGKAGILIAVLVHLARSTLHDYTRLQSMPLTEAMIKGADLMADGLMALVSIFILFAILDVPAQAFFFAKGQRMSKQEVKEEHKSSEGRPEVKGRIRQLQRAMAQRSARKTVPTADVVVVNPEHYAVALKYDEKRAEAPFVVAKGVDELALYIKSIAQEHQIEVLTLPPLARAIYNTAQVNQQIPVQLYQAVSQVLHYVLQLKAFKTGSRQGMPAFPDQIVVPPSMSEVSPS
- the fliP gene encoding flagellar type III secretion system pore protein FliP (The bacterial flagellar biogenesis protein FliP forms a type III secretion system (T3SS)-type pore required for flagellar assembly.), which produces MPLESWAQAAAQAPANTPDLLAGVVPGAATDLSVKMQILIVMTLLGLLPVMVMMMTSFTRFVIVLSLLRSALGLQQGLPNRIITGIALILTLLVMKPIGDQVWRDAFVPYDQDRIGLNEALRIAEQPVSRFMLAQTSKAALKQIATLAGEGNVTVPMNHGFAVKLAAFVLSELKTAFQIGCMLFIPFLIIDLVVSSVLMAMGMMMLSPLVISLPFKLLLFVLVDGWTLTVNTLVTSIQAY
- a CDS encoding flagellar biosynthesis protein FlhA yields the protein MNLLNRIVAELRRHKFATPLFVMSILGMIILPLPPILLDVLFTFNIVLALIVILVSVQAKRPLDFSVFPTVILATTMLRLTLNVASTRVVLLHGHEGTHAAGRVVEAFGNVVIGGNFVVGLVVFVILMIINFAVVTKGAERISEVSARFTLDALPGKQMAIDADLNAGLINQEKAQQRRREVAMEADFYGAMDGASKFVRGDAIASILILIINLVGGVAIGSLMQDMSFGDAFRQYALLTIGDGLVAQIPALLLSAAAAIIVTRISDAGDFESEVGKQLLASPNILYSAAGLMVVLGIVPGMPWLPFLSFGGALAYAGYRMTQRAVTPPDTKQIEAIQAALSEEKTPELEWQSLPIVHPLQVLLGYKLVGLIDKAQGEVLTKRIRGVRQSLSEGMGMVLPPIGVRDDLGLKPSQYSVVLGGATVAQAEVFPDRLMAIPSPNMYGQVDGIPGVEPAYGMPVVWIDPADKAQALGMGYQVVEAPSAIATHVSKLIREYLPELFRHDDVAALMERLTALAPKLGAALDKAMTHTQLLRVFRVLLAENVSLKDIVPIATTLLDSAETTKDPILLAAEVRCALRRQIVGSLFGQRKEMLAFNLGGELENMLLGSLNQARQSGKVVLDNYPIDPHLLAQLQVNMPVAREQMKQAATPPILLVLPQIRPLLARYARLFAPGLHVLSYNEVPENREVSIIGTVG
- the fliQ gene encoding flagellar biosynthesis protein FliQ; the protein is MLTPDVAVDLVVEALHIVMVLVMVLVVPGLVMGLVVALFQAATQINEQTLSFLPRLLVTLFAIILTGRWMAGYLMDYCVSIFTRAATLVG